GCCGGCGCCCTGGACCAGGGTGATGTTCTTGTTGTGGCCGAGCAGGCCCTGCAGGCCCTTGTAGAGACGGCCGACGACGCCGTCCTTGTACGCGTTCACCCCGGCCATGTCGATACCGACCAGGTCGGCCTTGACGCCGAACTGCTCGCTCTCCCGGGTCTGGTCGGCGATCTCCGCCGCGTGCAGGAGGGCCTTGGTCGGAATGCAGCCGCGGTGCAGGCAGGTACCACCGACCTCGGCCTTGTCGATCAGCGCTACGGAGAGGTTCAGTTCGGCGGCGCGCAGCGCGGCCGCGTACCCGCCGCTGCCTGCGCCGAGGATGACGATGTCGAAGGTTCCGCCGTTCGGCTGGCTCACGTTGACTCCAGTAGTCGAGTCGTCGCCATGTGGGTCACACAATGGAAACGGTCACAGTCCCGTCTCGGACATCTTGTCACTTCTGGACCCGCTCGATGCGGGCAGGTGCCCCAAGACACGTCGGCTCGTCGTACCCTTGCGAGACCTGAGACGAGGGGGAGCGGAAGTGGCTTGGTTTCGACGCCGCCCGAGATCGGTCGGTGCCGGAGGACGCCCGGTTGACCAGGCCGATCTCGAGCATCTCGCGCAGTTCGTCCGCAGCCGGACCGGCGTCGAGGCGTTCGTCGAGCCGCGCACCACGGTGACCGAGACCACGGTGTTGCTTGTCGCACACGACGGCGAGTGGACCCGGCGGCGCATCGAGTCGCCCGAGGTGGCCCGTCGCTTCGCGCACAAGCTCTCGCTGCCCATCTACGACGTCCGGCTGCTCGGCTACCCGCAGCGGATGCGCGACTACAACGCCAGGCAGAAGCGCCGCCCGGCCTGACCCCGGGCCGGGCGGCGCGCCCGGTCAGAGCGTCTCGACCACCTGCAGCAGGGTGCGGATCGGCACGCCGGTCCCGCCCTTGGTCCAGTAACCGGTGGCCTCACCGGAGTGGTACGCCGGACCCGCCACGTCGATGTGCGCCCACTCCACGCCCGGCGCCACGAACTCGCGCAGGAACACGCCGCCCTGCAGCATGTGCCCGGCCCGGTCCAGGTTGGCGTTGGTCTGGCAGATGTCGGCGATCTCCGACTCCATGCCCTTGCGCACGTCGTCCGGCAGCGGCATCGGCCAGGCCGGCTCGCCCACCGTGTCGCCGGCCGCCTTGACCAGCGCGGTCGCCTCGTCCGAGCCCATCAGGCCGGCGATCCGCTTGCCCAGCGAGATCACCTGGCCGCCGGTCAGGGTGGACGTCTCGAACAGGTAGTCGGCGCCGTCCGCGCAGGCCCGCGCCATCGCGTCGCCGAGCACCATGCGGCCCTCGGCGTCGGTGTTGAACACCTCGACCCGCTTGCCGTTGAACATGGTGATCACGTCGCCCGGCCGGTACGCCGACCCGGACGGCATGTTCTCCGCGATCGCGAGGTAACCGGAGACCGCCACGCCCGGCTTGATCGCGGCGATCGCCAGCATGGCCGCGGCGACAGCGGCCGCACCGGCCATGTCCGACTTCATCTCCCACATGCCGGCGGCCGGCTTGATGCTGACCCCACCGGTGTCGAACGTGATGCCCTTGCCGACCAGCGCGACCCGCTTCGGCTCGGCCACCCCGTCCGGGGTGTAGCTCAGCTTGACCAGCCGCGGCGGCGCCTCGGAACCCTGGCCGACCGCCACGATACCGCCGTACCCGCCGGCCTTGAGCTGCTCGAAGTCGAGCACCTCGACGGCCAGCCCGGCCTCGCCGGCGGCCGCCGCCACCTGGTCGGCGAAGGTGGCCGGGCGCAGCTCGTTCGGCGGCATGTTGACCCAGTCCCGGGCCTGCCGGACCGCGCGGCCGACCACCTCGGCGCGGGTCACCTCGGCCTGGGCGGCCGCGTCGGCGGCGTCCGGCACGTGCACCCGCAACGCGGTCACCGGCTCCCGGCGACCCTTCTGCGGCTTGGTCTTGTAGCCGGCGAACCGGTAGCCGCCGAGCAGCGCGCCCTCCAGCGTGGCCCGCAGCACCGCCGGGGCGTCCGCGTCGTCCGGCACCGGCAGGGCCAGCGCCACCGAGGCGCTGCCGGCCAGCGCGCGCACCGCGGCGCCGGTGCCCCGGCGCAGCGTCTCCAGGTCGGGGGCGGAGCCGGTCGGCTCGTCGCCGAGGCCGACCGCGACCACCAGCGGCGCGGCGACCGTACCGAGGGTGGCCAGCTTGGTCACCTCACCCGGGGCGCCGGTGGCGCCGAGCAGCGCCAGGGTCGACGTCAGCTTCCCGTCGAACGCCGCGGCGATGCTCTCCGCGCCGGACGCCGGAAGCAGGGCGCCGTCCTGGTCGGGCTGGCTGTGCAGGCCGATGACGATGGCATCGACCGCCAATTCGGCCGGGTCGGTGTCGACCAGGCTGAGGCTGGGCTGGGTCACTCGGGCACTCCGCGACGTTGGGGGCGGGAGGCCGCCGGTAAGCGGTCTCCCGGCTGGTGGGAAACACTTGGTATTCCCCGCGACTCTAACCATGCCCAAGGTCACCGGTAAGTTGAGTCTCATGTCTGCCGAGTCGTTCCGCTCTCCGCTGCACGAACGCCACGTCGCGCTGGGCGCGAAACTCGCGCCGTTCGGCGGCTGGGAGATGCCGCTGGAGTACGCCGGCGGCGGCGTGCTGAAAGAGCACGCCGCGGTCCGCGAGGCGGCCGGCGTCTTCGACGTGTCGCACCTGGGCAAGGCGCGGGTGGCCGGCCCCGGCGCGGCGGACTTCGTCAACTCCTGCCTGACCAACGACCTGGCCCGGATCGCCCCGGGCAAGGCGCAGTACACGCTCTGCTGCGACGAGACCGGCGGCGTGGTCGACGACCTGATCG
This window of the Actinoplanes oblitus genome carries:
- a CDS encoding leucyl aminopeptidase; this translates as MTQPSLSLVDTDPAELAVDAIVIGLHSQPDQDGALLPASGAESIAAAFDGKLTSTLALLGATGAPGEVTKLATLGTVAAPLVVAVGLGDEPTGSAPDLETLRRGTGAAVRALAGSASVALALPVPDDADAPAVLRATLEGALLGGYRFAGYKTKPQKGRREPVTALRVHVPDAADAAAQAEVTRAEVVGRAVRQARDWVNMPPNELRPATFADQVAAAAGEAGLAVEVLDFEQLKAGGYGGIVAVGQGSEAPPRLVKLSYTPDGVAEPKRVALVGKGITFDTGGVSIKPAAGMWEMKSDMAGAAAVAAAMLAIAAIKPGVAVSGYLAIAENMPSGSAYRPGDVITMFNGKRVEVFNTDAEGRMVLGDAMARACADGADYLFETSTLTGGQVISLGKRIAGLMGSDEATALVKAAGDTVGEPAWPMPLPDDVRKGMESEIADICQTNANLDRAGHMLQGGVFLREFVAPGVEWAHIDVAGPAYHSGEATGYWTKGGTGVPIRTLLQVVETL